The following are from one region of the Sciurus carolinensis chromosome 5, mSciCar1.2, whole genome shotgun sequence genome:
- the LOC124985749 gene encoding sperm motility kinase 3A-like produces the protein MSCESSQSSVELRGQSSWCEPAFEDHYLVLKNIRAGGFAQVKLARHLLTGTEVAVKVLAKGASNFCFLSEPDMMAGLDHPNVIHLFQVFQTKDYMYLVMEHAGGGELWDLIPETGGMQEEEARTLFRQIVRAVQHCHRNGIVHLDLKPDNVVVDASGRAKLIDFGLSTRFTPGRKLNRFWGTLFYVAPEIVREKLFEGPPADVWSLGVLLYAMLTGRCPFAASTDRKVKRLIRRGTYHIPQHVSKDAQRLIRDILTINPRQRPTIDQVLGHPWLTQGEEASASPACEALPKLPDPEILTKMVCLGFDHYHTWVSVVSRKFNHAMATYRILESQRGQGEAWAPQVKPEQRPGPVEPCPKKLPSEPALPLPCEQQQPREAKQPQHKAAASASVPALPLCLLHEDTPAASLASQHDPVPSRSSSQGPSTGQAPDSSRGWKRVRRRIAKCLSHLCCIPCLRGPLSRKRVAPLEMPSPD, from the coding sequence ATGAGCTGCGAGAGTAGCCAGAGCAGTGTAGAGCTGCGGGGGCAGAGCTCTTGGTGTGAGCCTGCCTTCGAGGACCATTACTTGGTCCTGAAGAACATTAGGGCAGGGGGCTTCGCCCAGGTGAAACTTGCCCGCCATCTCCTCACTGGGACAGAGGTTGCGGTGAAGGTCTTGGCCAAAGGGGCCTCGAACTTCTGCTTCCTATCTGAACCAGATATGATGGCGGGCTTGGACCACCCGAATGTGATCCACCTCTTCCAGGTCTTCCAGACCAAGGACTACATGTACCTGGTCATGGAGCACGCAGGTGGGGGAGAGCTCTGGGACCTCATCCCGGAAACTGGTGgcatgcaggaggaggaggcccgcACGCTGTTCAGGCAGATCGTGCGGGCCGTGCAGCACTGCCACAGGAACGGGATCGTGCACCTGGACCTGAAGCCGGACAACGTGGTGGTGGATGCCAGCGGCAGGGCCAAGCTCATAGACTTTGGCCTGAGCACCAGATTCACGCCTGGGAGGAAGCTCAACAGGTTCTGGGGCACTCTCTTCTACGTTGCCCCTGAAATCGTCCGTGAGAAGTTATTCGAGGGCCCCCCGGCAGACGTCTGGAGCCTGGGGGTCCTCCTCTACGCTATGCTCACAGGCAGATGCCCGTTTGCGGCAAGCACCGACAGGAAGGTGAAGAGGCTCATCAGGCGGGGCACCTACCACATTCCCCAGCACGTCTCCAAGGACGCCCAGCGCCTCATCCGGGACATCCTCACCATCAACCCCAGGCAGAGGCCCACCATCGACCAGGTATTGGGGCACCCGTGGCTGACCCAGGGCGAGGAAGCTTCAGCCAGTCCTGCTTGTGAGGCGCTGCCCAAACTCCCCGATCCCGAAATTCTGACAAAAATGGTCTGCCTGGGTTTCGACCACTACCACACCTGGGTGTCTGTGGTGAGTCGCAAATTCAACCACGCGATGGCCACCTATCGCATCCTGGAGAGCCAGAGAGGCCAGGGGGAGGCCTGGGCACCCCAGGTGAAGCCCGAGCAGCGCCCTGGCCCCGTGGAGCCCTGCCCCAAGAAGCTGCCCAGTGAGCCTGCCCTTCCCTTGCCCTGTGAGCAGCAGCAGCCCCGGGAGGCCAAGCAGCCCCAGCACAAGGCTGCTGCAAGCGCCAGCGTGCccgccctccctctctgcttgcTCCACGAGGACACACCCGCTGCCAGCCTCGCCTCCCAGCATGACCCTGTGCCCAGCCGCTCCTCCTCCCAAGGTCCCTCCACTGGCCAAGCCCCGGACAGCAGCCGGGGTTggaagagggtgaggaggaggatcgCCAAATGCCTCAGCCACCTCTGCTGCATCCCCTGCCTGCGTGGGCCACTGTCCAGAAAGAGAGTGGCTCCACTGGAAATGCCCAGTCCAGACTGA